In the genome of Acidiferrobacterales bacterium, one region contains:
- the dcd gene encoding dCTP deaminase, which produces MSIKSDKWIRQMATEHGMIEPYVPDQVSNVDGNRVISFGTSSYGYDIRCSSEFKIFTNINTAVVDPKHFSQDSFVDIESDVCIIPPNSFALARTVEYFRIPRSVLTVCLGKSTYARCGVIVNVTPFEPEWEGYATLEFSNTTPLPAKIYANEGVAQVIFFETDDPCETSYKDRDGKYQGQVGVTLPVT; this is translated from the coding sequence TTGTCGATCAAGTCGGACAAGTGGATCCGCCAGATGGCGACCGAGCACGGGATGATTGAACCTTATGTGCCGGATCAGGTCAGCAACGTTGATGGAAACCGGGTTATTTCATTTGGAACCTCGAGTTATGGCTATGACATCCGATGTTCAAGTGAATTCAAGATTTTTACCAACATCAATACGGCAGTCGTTGACCCAAAGCACTTTTCGCAAGATAGTTTCGTGGATATTGAATCTGACGTCTGTATCATTCCGCCAAATTCGTTCGCACTTGCCCGTACAGTGGAATATTTCAGAATTCCCCGTTCCGTGTTGACTGTCTGTCTCGGAAAGTCAACTTATGCCCGTTGCGGTGTGATTGTCAATGTCACACCATTTGAACCGGAGTGGGAGGGGTATGCCACACTTGAATTTTCCAACACGACGCCCCTGCCGGCGAAAATCTACGCAAACGAAGGAGTAGCCCAGGTTATTTTCTTTGAGACGGATGATCCCTGCGAAACGTCGTATAAGGATCGTGATGGCAAATATCAGGGGCAGGTCGGGGTAACCCTGCCTGTAACCTGA
- the uvrA gene encoding excinuclease ABC subunit UvrA, which translates to MSQRTRHRSGNGTGYLKVRGAKQNNLKDIDLDIPLKELTVITGVSGSGKSSLAFDTIYAEGQRRYVETFSPYARQFLDRMDRPRVESIDGVPPAVAIDQVNPVRSTRSTVGTMTELNDHLKLLYSRVASLHCNGCGAAISRLSPEQIVDKIMSEWTTSRRNSQFVQILFPINIPEELSTEYAAEHLARQGYTRIASRTGRVVLVVQDRLQCVEENRSRFFESIESALSAGAGTFYVQRLDKERQGAGRMHEYSSSLRCTNCNLNFNEPVSNLFSFNSPVGACETCRGFGRIMGIDYEQVIPDHSLTLRQGAVKVFRSPVYSESYRDILRFAESSGIPLDVPWKNLSENEREWVMEGEGGWYSGKWYGVKKFFRWLERRRRNMHVRVFLSKYRIYTECPDCCGAQLKLDALNWRVGNHPEIQRQVRRIRHPNHTMTEDQFAGMPGLSIHELVSLPIASCLDFFHRVEFSAAVDETANMLLDEIRARLQYLHDVGLGYLSLNRQSRTLSGGEVQRINLTTALGTTLVNTLFVLDEPTIGLHSRDVGRVVSVLHRLRQAGNTLLVVEHEEQVIRAAGQVLDIGPGPGEKGGRVVHFGSLDELMESRDSVTARCLVNGDYLPTGMMSASPQSSQEILIKGARQHNLKSIDVAIPLNTMVCVTGVSGSGKSTLVEEVLFRGMLRGQGKSTPVPGDFDELRGIDQLTDVVMVSQAQIGKTTRSNPVSYVGALTAIRELLAQEPLAISRGYTAGNFSFNSDLGRCPTCRGTGFEHIEMQFLSDVYLRCPDCNGARFRSEICDVRISPDSQVTPKSIVEIMEMTVAEAVQFFRDSRKICNALSPLVDVGLEYLKLGQPIPTLSGGEAQRLKLAAHVAKSSRRIRNLGHILFLFDEPTTGLHFKDVSRLVTSLRKLIDGGNSVIVIEHNLDLISCADWVIDLGPEGGDCGGQLVAEGTPRDLAERGKTPTEIALRDHFTRHDAHSSTVALRSTESKRLAQREIAVRNARERNLKEISLSIPYNAMTVITGLSGSGKSTVAFDILFAEGQKRYLETINAYARQFVQPATRADFDAVTGIPPTVAIEQRTSRGGRRSTVATLTEVYHYIRLLFVRFGTQYCPDCDVAVESQSVETIIQQIQSRYRGSRISVLAPLVVSRKGYYTDLAKWANRKGVSHLLVDGELLPTDQWPRLDRYREHDIDMPISTVKVSDSDSRKLRAAITDALNVNDGHFRIAATPPVPGVQTQELKTYSTQRSCSRCARSFEELDPRLFSYNSRQGWCHTCLGTGLELQDCDMDDELVPEQDTTDDACSTCLGKRLNRVALAVKFKGKTIDQICELSISAARLLLAKLDLSERQSYAAADILSELNSRLEFLESVGLSYLALSRSAPTLSGGEAQRIRLAAQLGSSLCGACYVLDEPTIGLHSRDNKRLLAALKSLRDKGNTIVVVEHDEETITCADHIIDLGPGGGIRGGSVVATGSLPQIMQNFNSITGNMLRNPLEHPMGRSRPVPDQKSAIRITGAVRNNLKKINVSIPLESLVCVTGVSGSGKSTLVRDVLYPNLAALLSRQSRTTDGRAWDGCDGITGSDRVGRVLEVDQTPIGKTPRSCPATYVNVWQTIRKLFSDTAEARLRGYEASRFSFNVEGGRCEDCGGQGLKKIEMNFLPDVRMRCESCSGGRFNSETLAVRYRDKSIADVLNMSMEEAQEFFAPIPPLSRVFGLLVDVGLGYLTLGQQSPTLSGGEAQRIKLVSELSKALPKGGARQAKGKTHRINTLYILDEPTVGLHTADVAKLITVIHSLVDAGNTVVIIEHNLDIIAEADWIIDLGPEGGDFGGRVVTQGRLSRVLRSKRSHTASALREKLQGQDAVDSSASGDWKSKALPH; encoded by the coding sequence GTGAGTCAACGCACCCGACATCGTTCCGGTAATGGTACCGGCTATCTGAAAGTTCGTGGTGCCAAACAGAACAATCTAAAGGACATCGACCTCGATATTCCGCTCAAGGAACTGACCGTGATCACCGGTGTGAGTGGTTCCGGCAAGTCCTCATTGGCCTTTGACACGATCTATGCAGAAGGCCAGAGGCGGTATGTCGAGACATTCTCTCCCTACGCTCGCCAATTCCTGGATCGAATGGACCGACCGCGGGTCGAGTCAATTGACGGTGTGCCACCGGCGGTGGCTATCGACCAGGTCAATCCTGTTCGGTCCACGCGTTCGACCGTGGGCACGATGACCGAACTCAACGATCATCTCAAGTTGTTGTATTCAAGGGTGGCATCATTGCATTGCAATGGCTGTGGGGCTGCGATCAGCCGACTAAGTCCCGAGCAGATCGTCGATAAGATCATGTCCGAGTGGACCACATCGCGTCGCAACTCACAATTTGTCCAGATTCTGTTTCCCATCAATATACCAGAGGAACTGTCGACCGAATACGCCGCCGAGCATCTCGCACGCCAAGGATACACGCGAATTGCCAGTCGGACGGGCAGGGTTGTATTGGTCGTTCAGGATCGACTGCAATGCGTGGAAGAAAATCGCTCTCGGTTTTTTGAATCAATCGAATCGGCATTGAGTGCAGGTGCGGGAACTTTTTACGTGCAGCGATTGGACAAGGAGCGACAAGGTGCAGGAAGGATGCATGAGTATTCGAGCAGTCTGCGCTGCACAAATTGCAACCTTAATTTCAATGAACCGGTTTCAAATCTGTTTTCCTTCAATTCTCCGGTTGGTGCCTGCGAGACTTGCCGCGGATTTGGGCGCATTATGGGTATCGACTACGAGCAGGTGATTCCGGATCATTCGCTGACGTTGCGTCAGGGTGCCGTCAAGGTTTTCCGTTCACCGGTCTACAGTGAAAGTTACCGCGATATTCTTCGTTTCGCCGAGTCAAGTGGCATTCCCCTTGATGTGCCCTGGAAGAACTTGAGTGAGAATGAGCGCGAGTGGGTAATGGAAGGAGAGGGCGGCTGGTATAGCGGCAAGTGGTACGGGGTGAAGAAGTTTTTCCGCTGGCTGGAACGGCGCAGACGTAATATGCATGTCCGTGTTTTCCTCTCGAAATACCGAATCTATACGGAGTGCCCGGATTGCTGCGGTGCCCAACTCAAGCTGGATGCATTGAACTGGCGGGTTGGGAATCATCCAGAAATCCAGCGGCAAGTCAGAAGAATCAGGCATCCGAATCACACCATGACGGAGGATCAGTTTGCGGGCATGCCGGGGTTGTCGATTCATGAACTGGTATCGCTTCCGATTGCATCATGCCTTGACTTCTTCCACCGAGTTGAGTTTTCGGCTGCCGTGGACGAGACTGCGAACATGCTGCTCGATGAGATCCGCGCCCGCTTGCAGTATCTGCATGATGTCGGACTGGGATATCTGAGCTTGAATCGTCAGTCGCGGACACTCAGCGGTGGAGAGGTTCAGAGAATAAACCTTACGACTGCGCTCGGAACGACATTGGTGAATACACTTTTTGTTTTGGACGAACCGACGATTGGCTTGCATTCCCGCGATGTCGGCCGGGTAGTGAGCGTTCTTCATCGTCTGCGCCAGGCAGGTAACACCCTTCTTGTGGTTGAACATGAAGAACAGGTGATCCGTGCGGCCGGACAGGTACTTGACATCGGCCCGGGCCCCGGCGAGAAGGGTGGTCGTGTTGTGCATTTCGGATCGCTCGACGAGTTGATGGAAAGCCGCGATTCTGTCACCGCGAGGTGCTTGGTCAATGGCGACTATCTGCCGACCGGAATGATGTCGGCATCACCGCAATCGAGTCAGGAAATACTGATCAAGGGTGCGCGGCAACACAATCTCAAGAGCATTGATGTTGCAATTCCACTCAACACAATGGTTTGTGTGACAGGTGTCAGCGGTTCGGGCAAATCGACCCTGGTCGAAGAGGTCTTGTTTCGAGGAATGCTTCGAGGTCAAGGGAAATCGACTCCGGTACCGGGGGATTTTGACGAGTTGAGGGGAATTGATCAGCTGACGGACGTTGTGATGGTGTCGCAAGCCCAGATCGGCAAGACCACCCGCTCAAATCCGGTGAGTTATGTGGGAGCGCTGACTGCCATTCGGGAGTTATTGGCACAGGAGCCGCTGGCGATCAGCAGAGGCTACACAGCCGGGAACTTCAGTTTCAACTCTGATCTCGGGCGTTGTCCGACCTGTCGTGGTACCGGTTTTGAGCATATCGAGATGCAGTTCCTCAGTGATGTTTACCTTCGCTGTCCGGACTGTAATGGTGCTCGATTCCGTTCTGAAATATGTGATGTGCGGATCAGCCCGGATTCCCAGGTGACGCCCAAGTCGATCGTCGAGATCATGGAGATGACCGTTGCTGAGGCAGTGCAGTTTTTCAGGGACAGTCGGAAAATATGCAATGCCCTGTCGCCATTGGTGGATGTAGGTCTGGAATACCTCAAGCTCGGTCAACCCATCCCCACCTTGAGTGGTGGCGAGGCTCAGAGGCTTAAGCTGGCGGCCCATGTGGCCAAGAGCAGTCGCCGAATTCGAAACCTGGGACACATACTGTTCCTTTTTGACGAGCCGACAACCGGGTTGCATTTCAAGGATGTTTCGAGACTTGTCACTTCGTTGAGAAAATTGATTGACGGGGGCAACTCGGTCATTGTGATTGAGCACAATCTTGATTTGATTTCATGCGCCGACTGGGTCATTGATCTTGGGCCTGAAGGTGGTGATTGCGGTGGCCAGCTGGTTGCCGAGGGTACCCCTCGGGATTTGGCCGAAAGGGGGAAGACGCCAACCGAAATCGCGCTGCGGGATCACTTTACGCGACATGACGCACACTCCTCGACAGTCGCATTGCGCAGCACTGAATCCAAAAGACTTGCGCAACGCGAAATTGCCGTTCGCAACGCCCGTGAGCGAAATCTGAAGGAAATCAGCCTGTCGATTCCATACAACGCAATGACAGTCATAACCGGACTCAGTGGCAGTGGCAAGAGTACGGTTGCATTTGATATTCTCTTTGCGGAAGGGCAGAAAAGGTATCTGGAGACAATCAACGCCTACGCGAGGCAATTTGTACAGCCAGCTACCAGAGCGGACTTTGATGCGGTCACGGGAATTCCGCCGACTGTTGCCATCGAACAGCGGACCAGTCGCGGTGGGCGTAGAAGTACGGTGGCGACTCTGACTGAGGTCTATCACTACATCAGACTGCTGTTCGTTCGATTTGGAACTCAGTATTGCCCTGATTGCGACGTTGCGGTTGAATCCCAATCGGTGGAGACAATCATTCAGCAGATTCAGTCGCGGTATCGCGGGAGTCGAATCAGTGTACTTGCCCCTTTGGTTGTATCCAGAAAAGGTTACTACACAGACCTCGCAAAATGGGCGAATCGAAAAGGTGTCTCACATCTTCTTGTCGACGGTGAACTGTTACCGACAGACCAATGGCCACGTCTAGACCGATATCGCGAGCATGACATCGACATGCCCATCAGCACTGTGAAAGTTTCGGATTCAGACAGTCGGAAACTGCGCGCTGCCATCACAGACGCATTGAACGTGAACGATGGACATTTTCGGATCGCTGCAACACCACCGGTGCCCGGAGTACAGACACAGGAACTGAAAACATACTCGACTCAACGTTCGTGCAGCCGCTGTGCGCGATCTTTCGAGGAACTTGACCCGAGACTATTTTCCTATAACTCGAGACAGGGGTGGTGTCATACATGTCTTGGAACAGGGCTGGAACTTCAGGACTGCGATATGGACGATGAGTTGGTTCCGGAGCAGGACACTACCGACGATGCTTGCAGTACATGTCTGGGCAAGCGTTTGAATCGCGTCGCCCTGGCTGTCAAGTTCAAGGGCAAGACAATCGATCAGATCTGTGAACTTTCCATATCCGCGGCTCGTTTGCTGCTGGCGAAGTTGGATTTGTCCGAAAGACAGAGCTACGCTGCCGCTGATATTCTCTCGGAACTCAATTCCAGATTGGAGTTTCTGGAGTCTGTCGGCCTTTCCTATCTGGCACTCAGTCGTTCAGCTCCAACACTGAGTGGGGGCGAAGCGCAACGGATACGACTTGCGGCACAACTTGGGTCCAGTCTGTGTGGAGCCTGCTATGTGCTGGATGAACCCACAATCGGTTTGCATTCGCGAGACAACAAGCGTTTACTTGCAGCATTGAAGTCGTTGAGAGACAAGGGCAATACGATAGTCGTGGTTGAGCACGATGAGGAAACGATTACCTGTGCCGATCACATTATTGACTTGGGGCCCGGAGGTGGCATTCGGGGTGGCTCGGTGGTTGCGACGGGATCGTTGCCACAGATCATGCAGAATTTCAATTCGATTACCGGCAATATGCTCCGCAATCCACTTGAGCATCCTATGGGCAGATCCAGACCTGTGCCTGATCAGAAATCTGCGATTCGGATTACCGGTGCAGTCAGGAACAATCTGAAAAAGATCAACGTATCAATCCCACTTGAGTCGCTGGTCTGCGTAACCGGAGTGAGCGGGAGCGGAAAGAGTACATTGGTTCGTGATGTACTGTACCCAAACCTGGCTGCATTGTTATCGCGACAGTCGAGGACCACGGATGGGCGTGCCTGGGATGGATGCGACGGGATAACCGGGTCGGACCGTGTCGGCAGGGTATTGGAGGTTGATCAAACCCCGATCGGGAAAACGCCGCGATCATGTCCGGCAACCTACGTCAATGTCTGGCAGACGATACGCAAGCTGTTCTCCGATACTGCTGAAGCGAGACTTCGCGGTTACGAGGCGAGCAGGTTCTCATTCAATGTCGAGGGTGGCAGATGTGAGGACTGCGGGGGACAGGGGCTGAAGAAAATTGAAATGAATTTCTTGCCGGATGTTCGCATGAGGTGTGAGAGTTGTTCAGGAGGCAGATTCAATTCTGAAACGCTTGCGGTTCGCTATCGGGACAAGTCAATTGCGGACGTTCTCAACATGAGCATGGAAGAGGCGCAAGAGTTTTTCGCTCCAATACCACCACTTTCCCGCGTGTTTGGCTTGCTAGTCGATGTAGGATTGGGTTATCTCACTCTGGGACAACAGAGTCCCACTTTGAGTGGCGGGGAGGCCCAGCGGATAAAACTTGTCTCCGAGCTGTCAAAGGCTCTGCCAAAGGGAGGTGCCAGACAAGCCAAAGGAAAAACCCACCGAATCAATACCTTGTATATACTTGATGAGCCGACAGTCGGGCTCCATACCGCAGATGTCGCTAAACTGATCACAGTCATTCATTCATTGGTCGATGCCGGGAACACGGTTGTGATCATCGAGCACAATCTGGACATTATTGCGGAAGCCGACTGGATCATTGACTTGGGGCCGGAAGGCGGGGACTTTGGTGGCCGAGTCGTCACCCAAGGCAGACTCTCTCGCGTGCTTCGGTCAAAGCGTTCCCATACCGCAAGCGCACTGAGAGAAAAACTCCAAGGCCAAGATGCCGTCGATTCAAGCGCTTCGGGTGACTGGAAAAGTAAAGCGCTGCCACATTGA
- the aroC gene encoding chorismate synthase codes for MSGNSFGTLFTLTTFGESHGPAIGCIVDGCPPGMELSESDIQLELDRRKPGTSKFTSQRREPDQVQILSGVFENRTTGTPIGLIIHNTEQRSRDYSKIMDRYRPGHADYTYARKYGIRDHRGGGRSSARETALRVAAGAIARKYLQERYGTTIRGCVSAIGTIQPESHDWSDVETNPFFWPCQTQVPQLEKYVDQLRRQGNSVGACILVEADGVPTGWGEPLYARLDAEIASAMMGINAVKGVEIGAGFSSVSMTGSEYRDEMTTAGFRSNNAGGIAGGISTGQPIVVSVAFKPTSSILIPGTTVNRAGENVEVSVSGRHDPCVGLRAAPIAEAMMALVLMDMALRHRAQNADVVPDAPDIPGVASESESDDVTSGNSATFEASGED; via the coding sequence ATGTCCGGCAACTCATTCGGTACGCTATTCACACTGACGACTTTCGGGGAGAGTCATGGACCTGCGATCGGATGTATCGTAGATGGCTGTCCGCCGGGAATGGAACTGAGCGAATCCGACATTCAGCTGGAACTTGATCGTCGCAAGCCAGGCACTTCAAAGTTCACCAGTCAGAGACGGGAACCTGACCAGGTTCAGATTCTGTCCGGGGTTTTTGAAAACAGGACTACAGGGACCCCGATCGGCCTGATTATCCACAATACTGAGCAGCGATCCCGGGATTACTCGAAAATAATGGACCGATATCGTCCCGGGCACGCGGATTACACCTACGCGCGAAAATACGGGATACGCGACCATCGCGGTGGCGGACGGTCCTCAGCCCGGGAAACTGCGTTACGAGTCGCGGCAGGCGCGATTGCGAGAAAATATCTGCAGGAACGATACGGTACGACCATACGGGGCTGTGTATCGGCAATTGGGACAATCCAACCGGAATCACATGACTGGAGCGATGTGGAGACGAATCCATTTTTCTGGCCATGTCAGACGCAGGTTCCGCAACTGGAGAAGTATGTCGATCAACTTCGCCGCCAAGGCAATTCGGTGGGTGCCTGTATTCTGGTTGAGGCCGATGGAGTTCCAACAGGTTGGGGCGAGCCGCTCTACGCACGCCTTGATGCCGAAATAGCGTCTGCCATGATGGGCATCAATGCGGTCAAGGGCGTGGAGATCGGTGCCGGATTTTCCAGCGTGTCCATGACCGGGTCCGAATACCGGGACGAGATGACAACGGCGGGGTTTCGCTCCAATAATGCCGGAGGCATCGCCGGTGGAATCTCCACTGGACAGCCGATTGTGGTTTCAGTCGCATTCAAGCCAACCTCAAGCATTCTCATTCCGGGAACCACGGTCAACCGCGCCGGTGAGAATGTGGAGGTTTCCGTCAGCGGTCGGCATGACCCCTGCGTCGGATTGCGAGCTGCACCAATTGCCGAGGCGATGATGGCACTTGTACTCATGGATATGGCACTCAGACACCGCGCCCAGAATGCGGACGTTGTTCCGGACGCACCCGACATTCCCGGAGTTGCCTCTGAATCCGAAAGCGATGATGTCACCTCCGGAAATTCAGCAACTTTTGAAGCGTCTGGCGAAGACTGA
- the apbC gene encoding iron-sulfur cluster carrier protein ApbC, with product MHTTTKADVESVLSKINDPHTGTSLIADKKIKGISVEKGTVHVDVALGYPAKSWHESLGAAIKNEIAGISADLQVDVAFNSKVFSHAVQDGVSPISGIKNMIAVGSGKGGVGKSTVSVNLALALSAEGARVGILDADIYGPSQPRMLGVTGKAQSKDGKMMQPVYSYHLQAMSIGFLIDEESPMIWRGPMVTQALEQLLKQTAWDELDYLIIDLPPGTGDTQLTLAQRVPVSGAVIVTTPQDIALLDARKAYRMFEKVKIEVLGIVENMSVHICSQCGHQEHIFGQGGGERMASDYGISYLGGVPLDGRIRSDADGGKPTVVSDPDGEIASQYQQIARTMAARLSAKKKDFTSDFPSIVIQNT from the coding sequence ATGCACACGACTACCAAAGCTGATGTTGAATCAGTACTGTCAAAGATCAATGACCCGCATACCGGGACTTCTTTGATTGCAGATAAGAAAATCAAGGGCATATCGGTTGAGAAAGGTACGGTGCACGTCGATGTGGCACTGGGTTATCCCGCAAAGAGCTGGCACGAGTCATTGGGAGCGGCGATCAAGAATGAAATTGCCGGAATTTCCGCAGATTTGCAAGTTGATGTAGCATTCAATTCCAAAGTTTTCTCTCATGCAGTACAGGATGGCGTCTCGCCGATCTCCGGTATCAAGAACATGATTGCGGTGGGATCGGGCAAAGGCGGTGTCGGCAAGTCGACTGTATCGGTGAACCTTGCACTGGCACTGTCCGCGGAAGGTGCCCGGGTTGGAATTCTGGATGCCGACATCTATGGCCCGAGCCAGCCGCGAATGCTGGGTGTCACCGGCAAGGCACAGAGCAAGGACGGCAAAATGATGCAGCCGGTCTACAGCTATCACCTTCAGGCGATGTCAATTGGATTCCTGATCGATGAGGAAAGCCCCATGATCTGGCGCGGACCCATGGTGACACAGGCGCTTGAGCAGTTGCTGAAACAGACAGCTTGGGACGAGTTGGACTATCTGATCATTGACCTGCCGCCGGGAACCGGCGACACGCAACTGACGTTGGCACAGCGCGTCCCCGTGAGCGGCGCGGTCATCGTCACTACGCCTCAGGACATTGCGCTGCTTGATGCCCGCAAAGCCTATCGTATGTTTGAGAAAGTCAAGATTGAAGTGCTTGGCATTGTTGAGAACATGAGTGTGCACATCTGCAGTCAATGTGGCCATCAGGAGCATATATTCGGTCAGGGCGGCGGTGAACGCATGGCGAGTGATTACGGAATCAGTTATCTGGGCGGTGTCCCCCTGGATGGCCGGATACGCAGTGATGCGGACGGTGGAAAGCCGACTGTGGTGAGTGACCCCGATGGTGAGATTGCCAGTCAGTATCAACAGATCGCGCGAACCATGGCAGCCCGTCTCTCAGCGAAGAAAAAAGACTTTACGAGTGATTTTCCATCAATCGTAATTCAAAATACCTGA